TTTCAACAGGGCTTTCCTTTCTAGGGACACCTTACGATTTTAATGCAAAGCCTAATCAAACGGAAACATTTGATTGTAGTTCCTTTACACAATATGTATTTAAGGTAAATGGCATACGCTTACCAAGAAATTCGCGTCAACAATTTCAAATGGGAACTTTTATTCCCCTTGATCAAATTGAACTAGGAGATTTGTTATTTTTTACTACAAAAAAACGTAAACAAAAGCATGGAATCGAACGAATCGGACATGTTGCCATTTATATAGGAGATGGA
This DNA window, taken from Bacillus alveayuensis, encodes the following:
- a CDS encoding cell wall-associated NlpC family hydrolase (product_source=COG0791; cath_funfam=3.90.1720.10; cog=COG0791; pfam=PF00877; superfamily=54001), whose protein sequence is MLKNRIVSTGLSFLGTPYDFNAKPNQTETFDCSSFTQYVFKVNGIRLPRNSRQQFQMGTFIPLDQIELGDLLFFTTKKRKQKHGIERIGHVAIYIGDGKMLHTYPKGKKVKVSTFTDYWKKAFIGAKRVI